The following proteins are co-located in the Robbsia betulipollinis genome:
- a CDS encoding acetyl-CoA C-acyltransferase, protein MSKQVQDAYIVAATRTPVGKAPRGSLRHVRPDEMLAHVLRAALQAVPSLDPAAIEDAIIGCAMPEAEQGLNIARIGVLLAGLPQSVGGVTVNRFCASGLSALAMAADRIRVGEADVMFAGGVESMSMVPMTGNTPSVSPHVYDRDENVAIAYGMGLTAERVAERWKVSREDQDAFAVESHRRALAAQQAGEFDAEIAPLTVTEHDADLATAQVRVVTRELGRDEGPRAESSADALARLKPVFANQGSVTAGNSSQMSDGAGALLVVSERALKQFGLTPLARFAGFAVRGVPPEVMGIGPKEAIPAVLRTTGLTQEALDWIELNEAFAAQSLAVIRDLGLDAAKVNPLGGAIALGHPLGATGAIRAATLVHALQRRRLKYGMVTMCVGTGMGAAGILENMS, encoded by the coding sequence ATGAGCAAGCAAGTCCAGGATGCCTACATCGTCGCCGCGACGCGCACGCCGGTGGGCAAGGCGCCGCGCGGGTCGCTGCGGCATGTGCGTCCCGACGAGATGCTGGCGCACGTGTTGCGCGCGGCGTTGCAGGCGGTGCCGTCGCTCGATCCGGCGGCGATCGAGGATGCGATTATCGGCTGCGCGATGCCCGAGGCGGAGCAGGGGCTGAATATCGCGCGTATCGGCGTGCTGCTCGCGGGCCTGCCGCAATCGGTCGGAGGGGTCACGGTCAACCGCTTCTGCGCGTCGGGATTGAGCGCGCTGGCGATGGCCGCGGACCGGATTCGCGTCGGCGAGGCGGACGTGATGTTCGCCGGCGGCGTCGAGTCGATGAGCATGGTGCCGATGACCGGCAACACGCCGTCGGTGTCGCCGCATGTCTACGATCGCGACGAGAACGTCGCGATCGCCTATGGCATGGGGCTGACGGCCGAGCGCGTGGCCGAGCGCTGGAAGGTCAGCCGCGAGGACCAGGACGCGTTCGCGGTCGAGTCGCACCGCCGCGCGCTTGCCGCGCAGCAGGCGGGCGAATTCGACGCGGAAATCGCGCCGTTGACCGTGACCGAGCATGACGCCGATCTCGCCACCGCGCAGGTGCGCGTCGTCACCCGCGAACTCGGGCGCGACGAGGGACCGCGTGCGGAGTCGTCCGCCGACGCGCTCGCCCGCCTCAAACCGGTGTTCGCGAACCAGGGCTCGGTGACGGCGGGCAACAGTTCGCAGATGTCCGACGGCGCGGGCGCGCTGCTGGTCGTGTCGGAACGGGCGCTGAAGCAGTTCGGTCTCACGCCGCTCGCGCGCTTCGCCGGTTTCGCGGTGCGGGGGGTGCCGCCGGAGGTCATGGGCATCGGACCGAAAGAGGCGATTCCCGCGGTGCTGCGCACCACCGGCCTGACGCAGGAGGCGCTCGACTGGATCGAGTTGAACGAAGCGTTCGCCGCGCAGTCGCTGGCGGTGATCCGCGATCTCGGACTGGATGCCGCGAAGGTCAACCCGCTGGGCGGCGCGATCGCGCTGGGACACCCGCTCGGGGCGACCGGCGCGATCCGCGCGGCGACACTCGTGCATGCGCTGCAACGACGCAGGCTCAAGTACGGCATGGTGACCATGTGCGTCGGTACCGGCATGGGCGCGGCCGGCATCCTGGAAAACATGTCGTGA
- a CDS encoding enoyl-CoA hydratase, translating to MASALALDVAGNVAPDVTLMHQGAVAVLRWNRPGKRNAITAAMYARMADLLAAADADPRVKAIVLGGTGPAFSAGNDIDDFIRHPPMGPDAPVTRFLHVLAALVTPLVAAVRGPAIGVGTTMLLHCDLVYAGSDARFGLPFAQLGLCPEAASSLLLPRLSGHQRAAEKLLLGDPFDAEEARAMGFVNRIVAPEAVEDEALRQAQRLVALPVAALRATKALLKADPMQTVAARIDAEIAQFAALLGGPAAQEALRAFVEKRRPDFAALDGPKR from the coding sequence ATGGCGTCGGCGCTCGCCCTGGACGTTGCCGGGAACGTCGCCCCGGACGTCACCCTCATGCACCAGGGCGCCGTCGCGGTGTTGCGCTGGAACCGGCCCGGGAAACGCAATGCGATCACCGCGGCGATGTATGCGCGGATGGCCGATCTGCTGGCGGCGGCGGACGCCGACCCGCGCGTGAAAGCGATCGTGCTCGGGGGTACGGGGCCGGCCTTCAGCGCGGGCAACGACATCGACGATTTCATCCGCCATCCGCCGATGGGTCCGGACGCGCCCGTGACGCGCTTCCTGCATGTGCTGGCGGCACTCGTCACGCCCCTGGTGGCGGCCGTACGCGGGCCGGCGATCGGCGTCGGCACCACGATGCTGCTGCATTGCGATCTGGTCTACGCGGGCAGCGACGCGCGGTTTGGCCTGCCGTTCGCGCAGCTTGGACTGTGCCCGGAAGCCGCGTCGAGCCTGCTGCTGCCGCGTCTGAGCGGCCATCAGCGCGCCGCGGAGAAACTGCTGCTGGGCGACCCGTTCGACGCCGAGGAGGCGCGAGCGATGGGGTTCGTCAATCGCATCGTCGCGCCGGAAGCGGTCGAGGACGAGGCGCTGCGGCAGGCACAGCGGCTCGTGGCCCTGCCGGTGGCCGCGCTGCGCGCGACCAAGGCGCTGCTGAAGGCGGATCCGATGCAAACGGTCGCCGCCCGCATCGATGCCGAGATCGCGCAATTCGCGGCCTTGCTGGGCGGCCCGGCGGCGCAGGAGGCGCTGCGGGCGTTCGTGGAGAAGCGCCGGCCGGATTTCGCGGCGCTCGACGGCCCGAAGCGCTAA
- the fdhD gene encoding formate dehydrogenase accessory sulfurtransferase FdhD translates to MATATTTHMTTNAALSNVSDVSDNATDDTSPSPGWRRLPVLRHRAGAHQPADDQVAEEWPVALVFNGISHAVMMTTPRDLEAFAVGFSLSEGIVRSIVEIRDIETTFHEESAEVAIELLQGAFVGLKDKRRSLVGRTGCGVCGIESLALLDLEPERIAEAGNAGPTAASAIDDAAIQRAARELRPRQTLMQQTGGVHAAAWCGRDGEILRAFEDVGRHNALDKLIGQLARDRTDFGSGFVFMSSRASYELVRKAARVGIPMLATISAPTSLAVRIAEKAGIRLASFCRDDGFVEYAGADMGTAQQAR, encoded by the coding sequence ATGGCCACCGCCACCACGACGCATATGACCACGAACGCTGCCCTCTCCAACGTTTCCGACGTTTCCGACAATGCCACCGACGACACGTCGCCATCGCCCGGCTGGCGCCGGCTGCCCGTGCTGCGGCACCGCGCCGGCGCGCATCAACCCGCCGACGATCAGGTGGCCGAGGAATGGCCCGTCGCGCTGGTATTCAACGGCATCTCGCATGCGGTGATGATGACCACGCCGCGCGACCTGGAAGCCTTCGCGGTCGGCTTTTCGCTGAGCGAGGGCATCGTACGCAGCATCGTCGAGATCCGCGACATCGAGACGACCTTCCATGAGGAGAGCGCCGAGGTGGCGATCGAACTGCTGCAGGGCGCGTTCGTCGGGCTGAAGGACAAACGCCGTTCGCTGGTCGGGCGCACCGGTTGCGGCGTGTGCGGCATCGAAAGTCTCGCCCTGCTCGATCTCGAACCGGAGCGCATCGCCGAGGCCGGCAACGCCGGCCCGACGGCCGCAAGCGCGATCGACGACGCGGCCATTCAGCGCGCGGCGCGCGAACTGCGGCCCCGGCAAACGCTGATGCAGCAGACCGGCGGCGTGCACGCGGCGGCGTGGTGCGGCCGCGATGGCGAGATCCTGCGCGCGTTCGAGGACGTGGGCCGCCACAATGCGCTCGACAAGCTGATCGGTCAGCTGGCGCGCGATCGCACGGATTTCGGCAGCGGCTTCGTCTTCATGTCGAGCCGCGCCAGCTACGAACTGGTACGCAAGGCGGCGCGCGTCGGCATTCCGATGCTCGCGACGATCTCCGCGCCGACGTCGCTGGCGGTGCGCATCGCCGAGAAGGCCGGCATCCGGCTCGCGAGCTTCTGCCGCGACGATGGCTTCGTCGAGTATGCGGGGGCGGATATGGGAACGGCGCAGCAGGCGCGTTAG
- a CDS encoding nitrate reductase associated protein yields the protein MTRQDRPQLFDFEVPSSENLSYIPLSVRFHLDRSGQRISLDDWQRLPYDARVTLASYAVEEGPGGGALGGTDGVARTRTSPSTVQQSSEADFAALLRAWMLEHVGRPPETGAPPASLPGDDRAALPASVAAQCALAGLDVPGDDAWAALSRFQRYALAKLSRKATLNHDFVPAMTEFRLVHGQAV from the coding sequence GTGACCCGCCAGGATCGTCCCCAACTGTTCGACTTCGAAGTGCCGTCTTCGGAAAATCTGTCCTATATCCCGCTCTCGGTGCGCTTTCATCTCGACCGCAGCGGGCAGCGCATCTCGCTCGACGACTGGCAGCGGTTGCCCTACGACGCGCGCGTGACGCTGGCATCGTATGCCGTCGAGGAGGGACCCGGCGGCGGGGCGCTTGGCGGGACGGACGGCGTGGCGCGCACCCGGACTTCGCCGTCGACCGTGCAGCAGAGCAGCGAGGCGGACTTCGCCGCCTTGTTGCGCGCCTGGATGCTGGAGCATGTCGGGCGGCCGCCCGAGACCGGCGCGCCGCCGGCGTCGCTCCCGGGCGACGACCGCGCGGCCTTGCCCGCCAGCGTGGCCGCGCAATGCGCGCTCGCGGGCCTGGACGTGCCGGGCGACGACGCGTGGGCGGCGTTGAGCCGCTTCCAGCGCTACGCGTTGGCGAAACTCTCGCGCAAGGCGACGTTGAACCACGACTTCGTTCCGGCCATGACCGAGTTCCGGCTCGTTCACGGTCAGGCCGTCTAG
- a CDS encoding ABCB family ABC transporter ATP-binding protein/permease, which yields MRRGASGSLPPPVPPMPGQARRDWHAIVALLPYLAGYRLRIGLALGCMIAAKVANLGVPLLLKLIVDHLSAAKTLSALGRAHDSPAVILLGGVGLLVVAYAIVRLSTSLFTELRELLFAKVTENAVRGIALEVFRHLHGLSLRFHLDRQTGGMTRDIERGTRGVQSVITYSVYNILPTLVEIGLVLVVFVTRYEAYYALVTLAALLVYITFTVKISAWRTHFRRSMNELESRASSRAIDSLLNYETVKYFGNEAFEAERYDDNLRRFRAAAVRSQRSLSMLNFGQQTIIATGLVFILWRATLAVAAGRQTLGDLVLINTFMLQLYVPLNFLGIIYRELKQSLTDMDRLFTLTRQPREIADREHAPALRIDAKRGARVVFEHVDFAYHPDRSILHDVSFVVEAGTTTAIVGHSGSGKSTLARLLFRFYDVDSAGAGRILVDGQDIRDVQQDTLRAAIGIVPQDTVLFNDSLYFNIAYGRPGASRDDVIAAARAGQIDAFIESLPQGYETSVGERGLKLSGGEKQRVAIARTLLKDPPILILDEATSALDSRSERAIQGALERVARGRTTLVIAHRLSTVVSAEQILVMEQGRIVERGTHAALLAANGTYAQMWGLQQYGQAGLAQGNLGQAGLAQGNPAQTDSPRTSPPSPHAACDAA from the coding sequence ATGCGCCGTGGTGCTTCCGGGTCCCTGCCACCCCCCGTCCCTCCGATGCCCGGCCAGGCGCGCCGAGACTGGCACGCCATCGTCGCGCTCCTGCCCTATCTTGCCGGCTACCGGCTGCGCATCGGGCTCGCGCTCGGCTGCATGATCGCAGCCAAGGTGGCGAACCTGGGCGTGCCCTTGCTCTTGAAGCTGATCGTCGACCATCTGTCGGCGGCGAAGACCTTGAGCGCGCTGGGCCGCGCGCACGATTCGCCCGCGGTGATCCTGCTCGGCGGCGTCGGCCTGCTCGTCGTCGCGTACGCGATCGTGCGCCTGTCCACGTCGCTCTTCACCGAGCTGCGCGAACTGCTGTTCGCGAAAGTGACCGAAAACGCCGTGCGTGGCATCGCGCTGGAAGTGTTTCGCCATCTGCATGGCCTGTCGCTGCGCTTTCACCTGGACCGCCAGACCGGCGGCATGACGCGCGACATCGAGCGCGGCACCCGCGGCGTGCAGAGCGTCATCACGTACTCGGTCTACAACATCCTGCCGACCCTGGTCGAGATCGGTCTGGTGCTCGTGGTGTTCGTGACCCGCTACGAGGCGTACTACGCGCTCGTCACGCTGGCGGCGTTGCTCGTCTACATAACCTTCACGGTGAAGATCAGCGCGTGGCGCACGCATTTCCGGCGCTCGATGAACGAACTCGAATCGCGCGCCAGTTCGCGCGCGATCGATTCGCTGCTGAACTACGAGACGGTCAAGTACTTCGGCAACGAGGCCTTCGAGGCCGAACGCTACGACGACAACCTGCGGCGTTTCCGGGCCGCGGCGGTGCGTTCGCAGCGCTCGCTGTCGATGCTGAACTTCGGGCAGCAGACGATCATCGCGACCGGTCTCGTTTTCATCCTCTGGCGCGCGACGCTCGCCGTGGCCGCCGGCCGGCAGACGCTGGGCGATCTGGTCCTGATCAACACCTTCATGCTGCAACTGTACGTGCCGCTGAATTTCCTGGGGATCATCTACCGCGAGCTCAAGCAGAGCCTGACCGACATGGATCGCCTGTTTACGCTCACGCGGCAGCCGCGCGAGATCGCCGACCGGGAGCACGCGCCGGCCTTGCGCATCGACGCGAAGCGGGGCGCGCGGGTGGTCTTCGAGCATGTCGATTTCGCCTATCATCCGGATCGATCGATCCTGCACGATGTGTCGTTCGTCGTGGAGGCGGGCACGACGACGGCGATCGTCGGGCATAGCGGCTCGGGCAAGTCGACGCTGGCGCGGCTCCTGTTCCGTTTCTACGATGTCGATTCCGCCGGCGCGGGACGCATCCTCGTCGACGGCCAGGACATCCGCGACGTGCAGCAGGACACGCTGCGCGCCGCCATCGGCATCGTGCCGCAGGACACCGTGCTGTTCAACGACAGTCTGTATTTCAATATCGCCTACGGACGCCCGGGCGCGTCGCGCGACGACGTCATCGCGGCGGCGCGGGCGGGGCAGATCGATGCGTTCATCGAGAGTCTGCCGCAGGGTTACGAGACCTCGGTCGGCGAACGCGGGCTGAAACTCTCCGGCGGCGAAAAGCAGCGCGTCGCGATCGCGCGCACCCTGCTCAAGGACCCGCCGATCCTGATCCTCGACGAGGCTACGTCCGCGCTCGATTCGCGCTCGGAACGGGCGATCCAGGGCGCGCTCGAACGCGTCGCGCGCGGGCGCACCACGCTGGTGATCGCGCACCGGCTCTCGACCGTCGTGTCGGCCGAGCAGATCCTGGTGATGGAGCAGGGTCGCATCGTCGAACGCGGCACCCATGCGGCCCTGCTCGCCGCGAACGGCACCTACGCACAGATGTGGGGGTTGCAGCAGTATGGGCAGGCCGGCCTGGCGCAGGGCAACCTGGGGCAGGCCGGCCTGGCGCAGGGCAACCCGGCACAAACCGACTCGCCGCGGACTTCCCCCCCGTCGCCGCACGCCGCGTGCGACGCCGCCTGA
- a CDS encoding Glu/Leu/Phe/Val family dehydrogenase, with amino-acid sequence MSERHAIPSYLQPDALGPWGSYLQQIDRVTPYLGHLSRWVETLKRPKRVMIVDVPIQLDNGTIAHFEGYRVQHNVSRGPGKGGVRFHQDVTLTEVMSLAAWMSVKNATVNVPFGGAKGGVRVDPRTLSRAELERVTRRYTSEINVIIGPNTDIPAPDVNTNEQVMAWMMDTYSQNLGRTATGVVTGKPISLGGSLGRRDATGRGVFVVASEAARRIGLELPGARIAVQGFGNVGGVAARLFHDAGAKIVAAQDHSATLYAPGGLDTHALLAHVAEHRGIAGFPGAETLDDPAEFFKIESDILIPAALEEQITAQNAGAIRTRIIVEGANGPTTPAADDILQENGVLVIPDVVANAGGVTVSYFEWVQDFSSFFWSEDEINQRLDRVMREAFDAVWQVSVDKHVTIRTAAYIVACTRILEARELRGLYP; translated from the coding sequence ATGTCGGAACGTCATGCCATCCCGTCCTACCTGCAGCCCGATGCGCTGGGTCCCTGGGGCAGTTATCTGCAGCAGATCGACCGCGTCACGCCCTACCTGGGTCATCTGAGCCGCTGGGTCGAAACGCTGAAACGCCCCAAGCGCGTGATGATCGTCGATGTGCCGATCCAGCTCGACAATGGCACGATCGCGCATTTCGAGGGCTATCGCGTGCAGCACAACGTCTCGCGCGGCCCGGGCAAGGGAGGGGTGCGTTTCCACCAGGACGTGACGCTCACCGAGGTGATGTCCCTCGCCGCCTGGATGTCCGTCAAGAACGCCACGGTCAACGTACCCTTCGGCGGTGCCAAGGGCGGCGTGCGCGTCGACCCGCGCACGCTGTCGCGCGCCGAGCTCGAACGGGTGACGCGCCGTTATACCAGCGAGATCAATGTCATCATCGGGCCGAACACGGACATTCCGGCGCCCGACGTCAACACCAACGAACAGGTGATGGCATGGATGATGGACACCTACTCGCAGAATCTGGGGCGCACCGCGACCGGCGTCGTGACCGGCAAGCCGATCTCGCTGGGCGGCAGTCTCGGCCGGCGCGACGCGACCGGGCGCGGCGTCTTCGTGGTCGCCTCGGAGGCGGCGCGCAGGATCGGACTGGAACTGCCCGGCGCGCGCATCGCGGTGCAGGGCTTCGGCAATGTCGGCGGCGTCGCCGCACGGCTGTTCCACGACGCGGGCGCGAAGATCGTCGCGGCGCAGGATCATAGCGCGACGCTCTACGCGCCGGGCGGACTCGACACGCACGCATTGCTCGCGCACGTGGCCGAACACCGGGGCATCGCCGGTTTTCCCGGCGCGGAAACGCTGGACGATCCGGCGGAATTCTTCAAGATCGAAAGCGACATCCTGATCCCCGCCGCGCTCGAAGAGCAGATCACGGCGCAGAACGCGGGCGCGATCCGTACCCGCATCATCGTCGAGGGGGCGAACGGTCCGACGACGCCCGCCGCCGACGATATCCTGCAGGAAAACGGCGTGCTGGTGATCCCGGACGTGGTCGCCAACGCCGGCGGCGTGACGGTCAGCTATTTCGAGTGGGTGCAGGATTTTTCCAGCTTCTTCTGGAGCGAGGACGAAATCAACCAGCGTCTCGACCGCGTGATGCGCGAGGCCTTCGACGCGGTGTGGCAGGTCAGCGTGGACAAGCACGTGACGATTCGGACCGCTGCCTATATCGTGGCCTGCACGCGCATTCTCGAAGCGCGCGAACTGCGCGGCCTCTACCCGTGA
- a CDS encoding glutamate/aspartate ABC transporter substrate-binding protein gives MNVKKLSLALCALGIIATSAHAQDSGTLKKIKDTGVISIGHRESSIPFSYYDDKQQVVGYSQDYAMAIVAALKQKLNMPNLQVKMTPVTSQNRIPLLQNNTIDIECGSTTNNLERQQQAAFTDTIFVIGTRLMTKKSSGIKGFDDLKGKTVVTTAGTTSERLLRKMNQDKSMGMNIISAKDHGDSFLTLQTGRAVAFMMDDALLAGERAKASNPQDYVIVGEPQSREAYGCMVRKGDADFKKVADGAIAHVQTSGEALKWYKKWFQSPIPPKGLNLDFPVSPDMEKIFKEPNDKAIE, from the coding sequence ATGAATGTCAAAAAGTTGTCGCTGGCGCTGTGCGCGCTCGGAATCATCGCCACGAGCGCACATGCGCAGGATAGCGGGACGCTGAAGAAGATCAAGGACACGGGTGTGATCTCGATCGGTCACCGGGAGTCGTCGATCCCCTTCTCGTACTACGATGACAAGCAACAAGTAGTCGGCTACTCGCAGGACTACGCGATGGCGATCGTCGCCGCCCTGAAGCAGAAGCTGAACATGCCGAACCTGCAGGTCAAGATGACCCCGGTGACGTCGCAGAACCGCATCCCGCTGCTGCAGAACAACACGATCGACATCGAGTGCGGTTCGACGACGAACAACCTCGAGCGTCAACAGCAGGCCGCGTTCACCGATACGATCTTCGTGATCGGCACGCGCCTGATGACGAAGAAAAGCTCCGGCATCAAGGGCTTCGACGACCTGAAGGGCAAGACGGTCGTGACCACGGCCGGCACCACGTCCGAGCGCCTGCTGCGCAAGATGAATCAGGACAAGAGCATGGGCATGAACATCATCAGCGCGAAGGATCATGGCGATTCCTTTCTGACGCTGCAGACCGGCCGCGCGGTCGCGTTCATGATGGACGATGCATTGCTGGCCGGCGAGCGCGCGAAAGCGAGCAACCCGCAGGACTACGTGATCGTCGGCGAGCCGCAGTCGCGCGAAGCCTACGGCTGCATGGTGCGCAAGGGCGATGCCGACTTCAAGAAGGTCGCCGATGGCGCGATCGCGCATGTGCAGACTTCCGGCGAAGCGCTGAAGTGGTACAAGAAGTGGTTCCAGTCGCCGATTCCGCCGAAGGGCCTGAACCTGGACTTCCCGGTCAGCCCGGACATGGAGAAGATCTTCAAGGAGCCGAACGACAAGGCCATCGAATAG
- a CDS encoding amino acid ABC transporter permease, translating into MAYHWNWGILLSPVSTGEPTTYLGWLLSGLVVTVELSLLAWVIALAVGAFFGVLRTLPGKLLPAIGTLYVAIFRNIPLIVQFFIWYLVIPELVPPELGNWYKQLPPTVQFFSSSVICLGLFTAARVCEQVRSGIEALPRGQRAAAQALGLTTAQSYRYVLLPVAFRIIVPPLTSECLNIFKNSAVASTIGLLELSAQARQLVDYTAQTYESFIAVTVAYFLINMIVLNIARWIEKKTRLPGYIGGK; encoded by the coding sequence ATGGCTTATCACTGGAACTGGGGCATCTTGCTGAGCCCGGTTTCGACCGGCGAGCCGACCACCTATCTGGGCTGGCTGCTGTCCGGCCTGGTCGTGACGGTCGAGTTGTCGCTGCTCGCCTGGGTGATCGCGCTGGCGGTCGGCGCCTTTTTCGGCGTACTGCGGACCTTGCCAGGCAAACTGCTGCCGGCCATCGGCACGCTCTACGTGGCGATTTTCCGGAATATCCCGCTGATCGTGCAGTTCTTCATCTGGTATCTGGTGATTCCGGAACTGGTGCCGCCGGAACTCGGCAACTGGTACAAGCAACTGCCGCCGACCGTGCAGTTCTTTTCGTCGTCGGTGATCTGCCTGGGCCTGTTCACCGCCGCGCGCGTGTGCGAGCAGGTGCGCTCGGGCATCGAGGCGCTGCCGCGCGGCCAGCGCGCCGCGGCGCAGGCGCTGGGGCTGACGACCGCGCAAAGCTACCGCTATGTGTTGCTGCCGGTGGCGTTTCGCATCATCGTCCCGCCGCTCACCTCCGAGTGCCTGAATATCTTCAAGAACTCCGCCGTGGCGTCGACGATCGGACTGCTCGAACTGTCCGCGCAGGCCCGGCAACTGGTCGACTATACGGCACAGACGTATGAATCCTTCATCGCGGTCACGGTCGCCTACTTCCTGATCAACATGATCGTGCTGAACATCGCGCGCTGGATCGAAAAGAAAACGCGGTTGCCCGGCTATATCGGAGGCAAGTAA
- the gltK gene encoding glutamate/aspartate ABC transporter permease GltK — protein sequence MHHFNWTSIPVSLHVLWQGAIVTFEITAFAIVVGIVWGTILALLRLSGSRLLSGFAAVYVTLFRSIPLVMVLLWFFLIVPQFLQSVLGLSPNIDIRFASAMIAFALFEAAYYSEIIRAGVQSVARGQAQAASALGMTYLQSMRLVVLPQAFKAMVPLLLTQGIVLFQDTSLVYVIGLADFFRTATNVGDRDGTTVEMVLFAGACYFVVCVVASTLVKRMQKRYAR from the coding sequence ATGCATCATTTCAATTGGACGTCGATCCCGGTGTCGCTGCACGTGCTGTGGCAGGGCGCGATCGTGACCTTCGAGATCACCGCTTTCGCGATCGTCGTCGGCATCGTTTGGGGCACCATCCTCGCGCTGTTGCGCCTGTCGGGTTCCCGGCTGCTGTCGGGTTTCGCCGCGGTCTACGTGACGCTGTTCCGCTCGATCCCGCTGGTGATGGTGTTGCTGTGGTTCTTCCTGATCGTGCCGCAGTTCCTGCAATCGGTGCTCGGCCTGTCGCCGAATATTGACATCCGCTTCGCATCGGCGATGATTGCGTTTGCACTGTTCGAAGCCGCGTACTATTCGGAGATCATCCGCGCCGGCGTGCAGAGCGTCGCGCGCGGGCAGGCGCAGGCCGCGTCGGCGCTCGGCATGACCTATCTGCAATCGATGCGCCTGGTGGTGCTGCCGCAGGCCTTCAAGGCGATGGTGCCGCTACTGCTCACGCAGGGCATCGTCCTGTTCCAGGATACGTCGCTGGTGTATGTGATCGGGCTCGCCGATTTCTTCCGCACGGCCACCAATGTGGGCGACCGTGACGGGACGACCGTCGAAATGGTGCTGTTCGCCGGTGCCTGTTATTTTGTGGTCTGCGTGGTCGCCTCGACCCTCGTCAAACGCATGCAAAAGAGGTATGCAAGATGA
- a CDS encoding amino acid ABC transporter ATP-binding protein, translated as MIELKNVSKWYGQFQVLTDCSTEVKKGEVVVVCGPSGSGKSTLIKTVNGLEPVQKGQITIDGVSVVDHKTNLSKLRARVGMVFQHFELFPHLSITQNLTLAQVKVLGRSRDEAATKALKLLDRVGLRAHADKFPGQLSGGQQQRVAIARALSMDPIAMLFDEPTSALDPEMINEVLDVMVELAQEGMTMMCVTHEMGFAKKVAHRVIFMDRGLIVEDDRKEEFFASPKSERARDFLAKILH; from the coding sequence ATGATCGAATTGAAGAATGTGTCGAAGTGGTACGGGCAGTTCCAGGTCCTGACCGATTGTTCGACCGAAGTGAAGAAGGGTGAAGTCGTGGTCGTGTGCGGACCGTCGGGTTCCGGCAAGTCGACGCTGATCAAGACCGTCAACGGCCTGGAGCCGGTGCAGAAGGGTCAGATCACGATCGACGGCGTCTCGGTGGTGGACCACAAGACGAACCTGTCGAAGCTGCGCGCGCGCGTGGGCATGGTGTTCCAGCATTTCGAGCTGTTTCCGCATCTCTCGATCACCCAGAACCTGACGCTCGCGCAGGTCAAGGTGCTGGGCCGCAGCCGCGACGAGGCGGCGACGAAGGCGCTGAAACTGCTCGACCGCGTGGGCCTGCGCGCGCATGCCGACAAGTTTCCCGGCCAGCTGTCCGGCGGTCAGCAGCAACGCGTGGCCATCGCGCGTGCCTTGTCGATGGATCCGATCGCGATGCTGTTCGACGAGCCCACTTCGGCGCTCGATCCGGAGATGATCAACGAAGTGCTCGACGTGATGGTCGAACTCGCGCAGGAAGGCATGACGATGATGTGCGTCACGCACGAGATGGGTTTCGCGAAAAAGGTCGCGCACCGCGTGATCTTCATGGACCGCGGCCTGATCGTCGAGGACGACCGCAAGGAAGAGTTCTTCGCGAGCCCGAAGTCGGAGCGGGCCCGGGATTTTCTGGCGAAGATCCTGCATTGA